A section of the Sphingomonas ginsenosidivorax genome encodes:
- a CDS encoding putative bifunctional diguanylate cyclase/phosphodiesterase → MPASPPSTPRPAPAAIGFRTLVGFAEGADPAEWGRIRATQLTAGRKLALFLLAVNLAAAAATVVLMARTSPLWVLLSWGAVVTAVATTVAFRRLATRHRGDGYATVHEIRNTASDGICLAAVWSVVPLYFCAQASPGTAAGLGVVLTILMTAASVAMAPLVLATLAFLAGLGLAICVQLAVADTYGATLGSAIFTMLLMAVCINRARSLVVIRAAEITLQERDETVSLLLREFEETRADWLWETDASRRVVKASPRFAYACGLDPISIDGMPFLQVLAGPGWETGEFSAGLRALAEKLKARESFRDLRLPVQIEGEERWWQISASPRFSDQGKFCGFRGVGSDVTEQRASSDKINRMARFDTLTGLPNRLMINETLVRAMAEAEKWGGRCAFMMLDLDRFKAVNDTLGHPIGDRLLGRVSERLGQLTGDISLCGRLGGDEFAVVIRDATDAAAVERLAQRIIDALSHPYEIDQHTLYIGASIGLAVGPRDGRTAEMLIRSADLALYRAKDAGRGVFRTYEPELHVQAEERRVLEMALRSAVEKGEMFLMYQPVVDAGSGHLRGFEALLRWTSPEFGPVSPDKFIPLAEDARLIAPIGAWVLRTACEEAATWPSNIRIAVNVSPDQLQNPNFVTTVTSSLASTGLSAERLELEVTESVFMHEGLGATKVLERVLDLGVRLSLDDFGTGYSSLGYLSRTRFSSIKIDRSFVQDAAKGVREAVAIIRAVVALANSLGMATTAEGVETEAEHQMVQEFGCTKVQGYYFGRPLPVEEARALAGRRWDEFAAA, encoded by the coding sequence ATGCCAGCCTCCCCGCCGTCGACGCCGCGACCCGCCCCCGCGGCCATCGGCTTTCGGACCCTTGTCGGATTCGCGGAAGGGGCCGATCCCGCCGAATGGGGCCGCATCCGGGCGACCCAGCTGACCGCGGGGCGCAAGCTCGCGCTGTTCCTGCTGGCGGTAAACCTGGCCGCGGCCGCCGCCACGGTCGTCCTGATGGCCAGGACGTCGCCATTGTGGGTGCTGCTGTCCTGGGGCGCGGTCGTCACCGCGGTCGCCACCACGGTCGCATTCCGCCGGCTCGCCACGCGCCACCGCGGCGACGGCTATGCGACGGTGCACGAGATCCGCAACACCGCGTCCGACGGCATTTGCCTGGCGGCGGTCTGGTCGGTCGTCCCGCTCTACTTCTGCGCGCAGGCGTCGCCGGGGACCGCCGCGGGGCTGGGTGTCGTCCTGACCATCCTGATGACCGCGGCCAGCGTCGCCATGGCGCCGCTGGTGCTCGCGACGCTCGCGTTCCTCGCCGGGCTGGGCCTCGCGATCTGCGTGCAGCTGGCGGTCGCCGACACTTATGGCGCGACGCTCGGCAGCGCGATCTTCACAATGCTGCTGATGGCGGTGTGCATCAACCGCGCGCGTTCGCTCGTCGTGATCCGTGCCGCCGAGATCACGCTGCAGGAGCGCGACGAGACCGTCAGCCTGTTGTTGCGCGAGTTCGAGGAGACCCGCGCCGACTGGCTATGGGAAACCGACGCCTCGCGCCGGGTGGTCAAGGCATCGCCGCGCTTCGCCTATGCCTGCGGGCTCGACCCGATCAGCATCGACGGCATGCCGTTTTTGCAGGTGCTGGCGGGGCCCGGCTGGGAGACCGGCGAGTTCTCCGCCGGCCTGCGTGCGCTCGCCGAGAAGCTCAAGGCGCGCGAGAGCTTCCGCGACCTGCGCCTTCCCGTCCAGATCGAGGGCGAGGAACGCTGGTGGCAGATCTCGGCGTCGCCGCGGTTCAGCGACCAGGGCAAGTTCTGCGGGTTCCGCGGCGTCGGGTCCGACGTCACCGAACAGCGTGCCTCGTCCGACAAAATCAATCGCATGGCGCGCTTCGATACGCTGACCGGGCTGCCCAACCGGCTGATGATCAACGAGACGCTGGTCCGTGCGATGGCCGAGGCGGAGAAATGGGGCGGGCGCTGCGCCTTCATGATGCTCGATCTCGATCGCTTCAAGGCGGTCAACGACACGCTCGGCCATCCGATCGGCGACCGGCTGCTCGGGCGCGTGTCCGAACGGCTCGGGCAGCTGACGGGCGACATCTCGCTGTGCGGACGGCTCGGCGGCGACGAATTCGCGGTCGTCATCCGCGACGCGACCGACGCCGCCGCCGTCGAACGCCTCGCCCAACGCATCATCGACGCCCTCTCCCACCCCTACGAAATCGATCAGCACACGCTCTACATCGGCGCCAGCATCGGCCTTGCGGTCGGTCCGCGCGACGGGCGCACCGCCGAGATGCTGATCCGGTCCGCCGACCTCGCGCTCTACCGCGCCAAGGACGCCGGACGAGGCGTGTTCCGCACCTACGAACCCGAACTCCACGTCCAGGCCGAGGAACGCCGCGTGCTCGAGATGGCGCTGCGCAGCGCGGTCGAGAAGGGTGAGATGTTCCTCATGTACCAGCCGGTGGTCGACGCCGGATCGGGCCATCTGCGCGGGTTCGAGGCGCTGCTGCGCTGGACCAGCCCCGAATTCGGCCCGGTCTCGCCCGACAAGTTCATCCCCCTCGCCGAGGATGCGCGGCTGATCGCCCCGATCGGCGCGTGGGTGCTGCGCACCGCCTGCGAAGAGGCGGCGACCTGGCCGTCGAACATCCGCATCGCGGTCAACGTCTCGCCCGACCAGCTGCAGAACCCCAATTTCGTCACCACGGTGACGAGCTCGCTGGCGAGCACCGGGCTGTCGGCCGAGCGGCTCGAGCTCGAGGTGACCGAAAGCGTGTTCATGCACGAGGGGCTGGGCGCGACCAAGGTGCTCGAGCGCGTGCTCGATCTCGGCGTGCGGCTCAGCCTCGACGATTTCGGCACCGGCTATTCCTCGCTCGGCTATCTCAGTCGTACCCGATTCTCCTCGATCAAGATCGACCGCAGCTTCGTCCAGGATGCCGCCAAGGGCGTGCGCGAGGCGGTCGCAATCATCCGCGCGGTGGTGGCGCTCGCCAACAGCCTGGGCATGGCCACCACCGCGGAAGGCGTCGAGACCGAGGCCGAGCACCAGATGGTCCAGGAGTTCGGCTGCACCAAGGTCCAGGGCTATTATTTTGGCCGCCCCCTGCCGGTCGAGGAAGCCCGCGCGCTCGCCGGACGCCGCTGGGACGAATTCGCGGCGGCGTGA
- a CDS encoding TonB-dependent receptor has protein sequence MSWTMLGVALGSPGTAWGQANPGRPGSSTSDVGSSGATNEDIVVVGSRASQQSANNRKKSAKTATDSIVADDIGSFPDRNVNEAISRIPGVALGRNEFGEGDSVAVRGNGPDLTRVELDGIGVQSTTGLALGPGGGRSADLRELPAELVKSVDVVKGSTADMTEGSLGGTVQIKTRTGLDFAKPFLSVRAGAGQNSLGRDWTPDGNVVAATRFLDNRFGIITSGSYSKLQNNGHGFENTTSNNRGYARLFDFDQSPEKTFAYNPATIGTDAADVVFANSTETPRSLVTKSAGAQTKAQCLTLFPNNPTGSTAQRSQRILEQQSCLNQWNDATPSLIRNFMNTQTDQRYAIDSRIDFRATDELTLFAKGTIGNRKVHDQNRSRNPVNLFNQNLNGTFVDTATGYPRVRSVAPNAPAGYYLYDGLNNVANNATIGNVLNVVPGSIKVDAEHNVTAMTLTNNAVNIDQIENTIDTKTKYAQTGAEYRGERLEIDAMAGITIASSSRNDKRTARSYAYGNADLSLQPNGLWDVALPSNYDDTNPANFVQLNPAACIGGGTAPTCVGQAAVAAGPNGPATPVYTVGQLPLTTPSFGVSYSPALGESSERIAKLDISYNTDDLIPFINRVKFGGMYRKNKLDRWGGGGYTVASAVGTFGQPGYVPAITVPTVNVRGTLRACQPTAGSSAANGLSCNYGFVPSTNPLNVRSGVDTLTPQQLVELFGRTLEANDSQYFGDLPNRGNLPDAWQGIRTDQLFSELGAAQFMNFDCLKSCTGSDGKVYDQPVTRVREEIKNVYAMADFEQQLPFGLLFNGNAGVRGVFATVKGSALLTLTSIRPNANFNPIDPNNAGGITTQSFSQNVTLNAKTSDWLPSANFNLWGFNESLVFRLYGGKTVARPSMDRLISGGTCIIDERTLLDTSADDIFGCTGRVGNPGLKPFTAWSYNASLEWYPNADTLFSVAYGKLDVKIGNPIAVSKIATPFAGSTQVDPATGKSIADYEFNYPTYDNGPGYKRDIWEFAVKTAFTQLPWIFRHTGVDSNLSILASAVTSGQQDPETGDVMSPPNESRYYMNTSIWYDDGKLNIRLAHQRRSATFNCITPCGGNTGDINYPGEQWTNVRLVAPGYNPGVPRFTDSTTFIDAKISYNITRGIQIYAEGRNMTREAQTASTGKYVPFADGTPKLMRLTYGGRRIMTGVRIQFGGK, from the coding sequence GTGTCTTGGACTATGTTGGGCGTCGCGCTGGGATCGCCCGGAACCGCTTGGGGGCAAGCGAATCCGGGGCGTCCGGGTAGCAGCACGTCGGACGTCGGCAGCAGCGGCGCGACGAACGAAGACATCGTCGTGGTCGGATCGCGCGCCAGCCAGCAATCCGCCAATAATCGCAAGAAGTCCGCCAAGACCGCGACCGATTCGATCGTCGCCGACGACATCGGATCCTTCCCCGATCGCAACGTCAACGAAGCCATTTCACGTATCCCCGGCGTCGCGCTCGGCCGCAACGAGTTCGGCGAGGGCGATTCGGTCGCGGTGCGCGGCAACGGTCCCGACCTGACCCGCGTCGAACTCGACGGTATCGGCGTGCAGAGCACCACGGGCCTTGCGCTCGGACCCGGCGGCGGCCGCAGCGCCGATCTGCGCGAACTGCCCGCCGAGCTCGTGAAGAGCGTCGACGTGGTCAAGGGCTCGACCGCGGACATGACCGAAGGGTCGCTCGGCGGCACCGTGCAGATCAAGACGCGCACCGGGCTCGACTTCGCCAAGCCGTTCCTCTCGGTACGCGCGGGCGCCGGGCAGAATTCGCTCGGCCGCGACTGGACGCCCGACGGCAATGTCGTCGCCGCCACCCGGTTCCTCGACAACCGCTTCGGCATCATCACCAGCGGCAGCTATTCGAAGCTGCAGAACAACGGCCACGGGTTCGAGAACACGACGAGCAACAACCGCGGCTACGCCCGCCTGTTCGACTTCGACCAGTCGCCCGAAAAGACGTTCGCGTACAATCCCGCGACGATCGGCACCGACGCCGCCGACGTGGTGTTCGCCAACAGCACCGAGACGCCGCGCTCGCTCGTCACCAAGTCCGCGGGTGCCCAGACCAAGGCGCAGTGCCTGACGCTGTTCCCCAACAATCCGACCGGCTCCACCGCGCAGCGATCGCAGCGGATCCTCGAACAGCAGAGCTGCCTCAACCAGTGGAACGACGCGACGCCGTCGCTGATCCGCAACTTCATGAACACGCAGACCGACCAGCGCTACGCGATCGACAGCCGGATCGATTTCCGCGCCACCGACGAACTGACGCTGTTCGCCAAGGGCACGATCGGCAACCGCAAGGTCCACGACCAGAACCGCAGCCGCAATCCGGTCAACCTGTTCAACCAGAACCTCAACGGCACCTTCGTCGATACCGCGACCGGCTACCCGCGCGTCCGCAGCGTCGCGCCCAACGCGCCCGCCGGTTATTATCTCTACGACGGGCTCAACAACGTCGCCAACAACGCCACGATCGGCAACGTCCTCAACGTCGTGCCCGGCAGCATCAAGGTCGACGCCGAGCACAACGTCACCGCGATGACGCTGACCAACAACGCCGTGAACATCGACCAGATCGAGAACACGATCGATACCAAGACCAAATATGCCCAGACCGGCGCGGAGTATCGCGGCGAGCGGCTGGAAATCGACGCGATGGCGGGCATCACGATCGCCAGCTCGAGCCGCAACGACAAGCGCACCGCGCGCAGCTACGCCTATGGCAATGCGGATCTGAGCCTGCAGCCGAACGGCCTGTGGGACGTCGCGCTGCCGTCCAACTACGACGACACAAACCCCGCCAATTTCGTCCAGCTGAACCCGGCGGCGTGCATCGGCGGCGGCACCGCGCCCACCTGCGTCGGCCAGGCGGCGGTCGCGGCAGGTCCCAATGGCCCGGCGACGCCGGTCTACACCGTCGGCCAGCTGCCGCTGACGACGCCGTCGTTCGGCGTGTCCTACTCGCCCGCGCTCGGCGAATCGTCCGAACGGATCGCCAAGCTCGATATCAGCTACAATACCGACGACCTGATCCCGTTCATCAACCGCGTGAAGTTCGGCGGCATGTACCGCAAGAACAAGCTCGATCGCTGGGGCGGCGGCGGTTACACCGTGGCGAGCGCAGTGGGCACGTTCGGCCAGCCCGGCTATGTCCCCGCCATCACCGTGCCGACCGTCAACGTCCGCGGCACGTTGCGCGCCTGTCAGCCGACCGCCGGATCGTCCGCGGCGAACGGCCTGTCGTGCAACTACGGCTTCGTACCCAGCACCAATCCCCTGAACGTCCGTTCGGGCGTCGACACGCTGACGCCGCAGCAGCTGGTGGAGCTGTTCGGACGGACGCTGGAAGCCAATGATTCGCAGTATTTCGGCGACTTGCCCAACCGCGGCAACCTGCCCGACGCGTGGCAGGGCATCCGGACCGACCAGCTGTTCTCGGAGCTCGGCGCGGCGCAGTTCATGAACTTCGACTGCCTCAAAAGCTGCACGGGCAGCGACGGCAAGGTCTATGACCAGCCCGTCACCCGCGTCCGCGAAGAGATCAAGAACGTCTATGCGATGGCCGATTTCGAACAGCAGCTGCCGTTCGGCCTGCTGTTCAACGGCAATGCCGGCGTCCGCGGCGTGTTCGCGACCGTCAAAGGCTCCGCCTTGCTGACGCTCACCTCGATCCGTCCAAACGCCAATTTCAACCCCATCGACCCGAACAACGCCGGCGGCATCACCACGCAGAGCTTCAGCCAGAACGTGACGCTCAACGCCAAGACCTCGGACTGGCTGCCGTCCGCCAACTTCAACCTTTGGGGCTTCAACGAAAGCCTGGTGTTCCGCCTCTATGGCGGCAAGACGGTGGCACGGCCGTCGATGGACCGGCTGATCTCCGGTGGCACCTGCATCATCGACGAGCGAACACTGCTCGACACCTCGGCCGACGACATCTTCGGCTGCACCGGCCGCGTCGGCAATCCGGGTCTCAAGCCGTTCACCGCGTGGAGCTACAATGCCAGCCTCGAATGGTATCCCAACGCGGATACGCTGTTCTCGGTCGCCTATGGCAAGCTCGACGTGAAGATCGGCAATCCGATCGCGGTGTCGAAGATCGCGACGCCGTTCGCGGGCAGCACACAGGTCGACCCGGCCACGGGCAAATCGATCGCCGACTATGAATTCAACTACCCGACCTACGACAACGGTCCGGGCTACAAGCGCGACATCTGGGAGTTCGCGGTCAAGACCGCGTTCACGCAGCTTCCCTGGATTTTCAGGCACACCGGGGTCGACAGCAACCTGTCGATTCTCGCCTCGGCAGTAACCTCGGGCCAGCAGGACCCCGAAACCGGCGACGTGATGTCGCCGCCGAACGAGTCGCGCTACTACATGAACACGTCGATCTGGTATGACGACGGCAAGCTCAACATCCGCCTCGCGCACCAGCGCCGCAGCGCGACCTTCAACTGCATCACGCCGTGCGGCGGCAATACCGGCGACATCAACTATCCCGGCGAGCAATGGACCAACGTCCGCCTCGTCGCCCCCGGCTACAACCCCGGCGTGCCGCGCTTCACCGACAGCACGACGTTCATCGACGCCAAGATCTCGTACAACATCACCCGCGGCATCCAGATCTATGCCGAGGGCCGCAACATGACCCGCGAGGCGCAGACTGCATCGACCGGCAAGTACGTACCCTTCGCGGACGGCACGCCCAAGCTGATGCGCCTGACCTATGGTGGCCGCCGCATCATGACCGGGGTTCGCATCCAGTTCGGCGGCAAATAA